The Bacteroidales bacterium genome has a segment encoding these proteins:
- a CDS encoding RNA polymerase sigma factor has product MNSEVYFEKIYNENYQKVFGLCLGYVKGNSALAKDLVQDVFVKVWLNLKSFRKDANPSTWIYRITVNTCLQELRKKEHLSLDFDIEAEKTKETTTQKENSLTRMYACINQLSLQNQSIILLELDEVPQAEIAEIIGVSHQVVRTRIHRIKTQLSKCVKND; this is encoded by the coding sequence ATGAATTCCGAAGTCTATTTTGAAAAAATATACAACGAAAACTATCAAAAGGTTTTTGGGCTTTGCCTCGGCTATGTGAAAGGTAATTCGGCCTTGGCAAAAGATTTGGTTCAGGATGTTTTTGTAAAAGTGTGGTTAAATCTGAAAAGCTTTCGAAAAGATGCAAATCCTTCAACATGGATTTACCGCATCACCGTAAACACGTGTTTGCAAGAACTTCGAAAAAAGGAGCATCTGTCGTTAGATTTCGATATTGAAGCAGAAAAAACCAAAGAAACAACAACGCAGAAAGAAAATAGTTTGACCAGGATGTATGCCTGCATCAATCAACTTTCGCTGCAAAACCAGAGCATTATTCTGCTGGAATTGGACGAGGTACCGCAAGCAGAAATTGCTGAAATCATCGGCGTTTCGCACCAAGTTGTGAGAACCCGAATCCACCGCATCAAAACTCAACTTTCAAAATGTGTGAAGAATGACTAA
- a CDS encoding BamA/TamA family outer membrane protein has protein sequence MRSYGQQQNVALLAAGNIAGGSVDGALAEQWKRWAQDSTFLAFVFPGNFYDAKANTFPLQLINDFRSPLLLAPGRSEWDNGRPDGKRVIKNIEDALEEHYRGKVYMPQAACPGPQEVVLNDHLVVILLDTYWWVYKHDRRYLKCGIESDADALMLIQDAIRRHYPDKHVVIAASQALESYGNSGGHFSFRQAVLEAPYPFYRKVLGLRTDHNYPDFKTFRDQMLAMLRMYPNIIYLSSGDDNLQYFEDNGVHHIISGSMVQQSYVNPKRATFGSLQKGFARLLFYPEGESILEFYGTDGKIFQKQLYKRELKSRIERSGVQQFPDSAVSKASDQYNISESNYFWMGKNYRKVWDTEIEAPIFDISTKMGGLQIVKRGGGQQTKSLRLKDEHDREYALRSVEKYAEGALPVSMKKTIAVDVVQDQISASNPYAALVVARLANYAGVFHTNPEIVFIPDDPLLGIYRRDVANQLFLFEERPDGKGWDIASFGYSKNIVSTSKVVEAILKKRDHQVDTEATLRARLFDIWINDWDRHDDQWRWATFKKDGKTIYKPIPRDRDQAFFVNQGIIPWIAARKWLLPKIQGFDDYTENVPGQSYNARYFDRFFLTAGDWNDWLSQIDSLKMLLSPADIDTAVAALPKEIQPLCASTTAATLKTRLNNLEPMARQLYLSLAKGVDITGTQKKDRFRIVAPNNTSLQIIKYDDKEGDTSAAVIYQRTFYASETKKIRIYGFSGDDHFNIEGNSRNKIKTTIVAGDDHNHIVYEGRKAPRYITIYDKKNTKVSPLLRSRLKSGFNADALEYDREAYNPDVVLPGIFAGYNRDDGVFIGGGAIINKYSRYRQQQYKLLGNYAYLTNSVRFYLSGKFIYPLKKLEMNVVADIKAPRFESNYFGMGNESSWQEGKSKIDYYLVRMTQYAVAMDFNKQISNDDAHKAGLELFYKKTDVKDVAGRWVTDIPDNGLDENELKTHQYMGLALSYRINTIANRETKIEEEFVGSHNFPTRGVRLETTYSQFIGLDDVSTGFSKASADFTGYLSFAQRPRVVYAFRVGGEKLFGDYVFHEAATLGQKDNLRGFRQTRFYGDASLYQNIDVRIRLKQFNTYILNGSTGLTLFHDVGRVWLTGENSSKWHQGYGLGLWLLPFDMALISVYYAHSKEDDLINISLKYQF, from the coding sequence ATGCGCAGCTATGGGCAGCAACAAAATGTTGCCTTGCTGGCAGCAGGAAATATTGCCGGCGGTTCAGTAGATGGGGCTTTGGCAGAACAATGGAAACGATGGGCTCAGGATAGCACTTTTTTGGCCTTTGTTTTCCCAGGAAATTTTTATGATGCCAAAGCAAATACTTTTCCACTGCAGTTGATCAATGATTTCCGGTCGCCATTGCTTTTGGCTCCCGGCCGTAGCGAATGGGATAATGGCAGACCCGATGGGAAAAGGGTTATTAAAAACATTGAAGATGCGCTTGAGGAGCATTACCGGGGTAAAGTTTATATGCCCCAGGCCGCTTGTCCGGGGCCACAGGAGGTTGTGCTTAATGATCATCTGGTTGTAATATTGCTCGATACTTACTGGTGGGTTTACAAACACGACCGCCGCTACCTGAAATGCGGTATCGAATCGGATGCCGACGCTTTGATGCTCATTCAGGATGCCATCAGGCGGCATTATCCCGATAAACACGTTGTAATCGCCGCCAGCCAGGCGCTAGAGAGTTATGGCAACAGCGGTGGCCATTTCTCATTCCGGCAGGCCGTATTGGAAGCTCCCTACCCCTTTTACCGTAAGGTTCTGGGCTTACGAACGGACCACAACTATCCCGACTTTAAGACTTTTCGCGATCAAATGCTTGCTATGCTCAGGATGTATCCAAACATCATCTATCTTTCATCCGGCGACGACAATTTGCAGTATTTCGAAGACAACGGCGTACATCACATCATTAGCGGTTCGATGGTTCAACAGAGTTATGTTAATCCGAAACGGGCAACATTTGGAAGCTTGCAAAAAGGCTTTGCCCGGCTGCTTTTTTATCCCGAAGGGGAAAGTATCCTGGAGTTTTATGGAACCGACGGGAAGATTTTCCAAAAGCAACTTTATAAAAGAGAACTTAAGAGTAGGATAGAAAGATCTGGCGTGCAGCAATTCCCCGACAGCGCTGTGAGCAAAGCCAGTGATCAATACAACATTTCTGAATCGAATTACTTTTGGATGGGAAAAAATTACCGTAAGGTTTGGGATACGGAAATTGAAGCTCCGATTTTTGATATTTCCACTAAAATGGGCGGCCTTCAAATTGTAAAACGGGGCGGCGGGCAACAAACCAAATCGCTGAGGCTGAAAGATGAGCATGATCGGGAATATGCTTTGCGCTCGGTCGAGAAATATGCTGAGGGCGCTTTACCTGTAAGCATGAAAAAAACTATTGCGGTAGATGTGGTCCAGGATCAGATATCAGCTTCCAATCCCTATGCGGCTCTGGTGGTAGCTCGGCTGGCGAATTATGCAGGCGTATTTCATACAAATCCTGAAATAGTTTTTATACCTGATGACCCGCTGCTGGGCATTTATCGTCGCGATGTTGCCAATCAGCTCTTTCTGTTCGAGGAGCGGCCGGATGGCAAAGGCTGGGACATTGCCAGCTTTGGTTACTCCAAAAACATCGTCTCTACCAGCAAAGTGGTAGAGGCCATTCTAAAAAAGAGAGATCATCAGGTTGATACAGAAGCAACGCTCCGGGCGCGCTTGTTCGATATCTGGATCAACGACTGGGACAGGCACGACGACCAGTGGCGGTGGGCAACTTTTAAGAAAGATGGTAAAACCATTTACAAACCCATACCCCGCGACCGCGATCAGGCCTTTTTTGTCAACCAGGGCATCATTCCATGGATTGCTGCCCGTAAATGGCTTCTGCCCAAAATCCAGGGCTTTGACGATTATACCGAAAATGTCCCTGGTCAATCCTACAACGCCCGTTATTTCGACCGTTTCTTTTTGACCGCCGGCGACTGGAACGACTGGCTCAGTCAGATTGATTCGCTGAAAATGTTGCTGAGTCCTGCAGATATCGATACGGCGGTTGCGGCGCTTCCCAAAGAAATTCAGCCGTTGTGCGCTTCAACAACTGCTGCTACTTTAAAAACCAGGCTTAACAATCTGGAGCCTATGGCGCGTCAGCTTTATCTGTCGCTCGCCAAAGGAGTCGATATCACCGGAACACAGAAAAAAGATCGATTTCGCATTGTTGCGCCCAACAATACTTCATTGCAGATAATAAAGTATGACGATAAGGAAGGGGATACTAGCGCGGCCGTTATTTATCAACGAACCTTTTATGCCTCTGAAACCAAAAAAATAAGAATTTATGGCTTTTCCGGCGACGATCATTTTAACATTGAAGGCAATTCGCGAAACAAAATAAAAACGACAATAGTAGCTGGTGATGATCATAACCACATAGTTTACGAGGGTAGAAAGGCGCCACGATACATTACCATTTATGATAAAAAGAATACCAAAGTTTCACCTTTGCTCAGGTCTCGTTTAAAAAGCGGCTTCAACGCAGACGCGCTGGAGTACGACCGCGAAGCCTATAATCCTGATGTGGTTCTTCCCGGAATATTTGCAGGCTACAACAGGGATGATGGCGTATTTATAGGCGGTGGCGCTATCATCAACAAATATTCGCGCTACAGGCAGCAACAATACAAACTGCTTGGCAACTATGCTTACCTGACAAACTCAGTCCGCTTTTATCTTTCCGGCAAATTTATTTATCCTTTAAAGAAATTGGAAATGAATGTTGTGGCCGATATTAAGGCACCTCGTTTCGAAAGCAACTATTTTGGTATGGGCAACGAAAGTAGCTGGCAGGAGGGAAAATCAAAGATTGATTACTACCTGGTAAGGATGACGCAATATGCTGTTGCAATGGATTTTAATAAACAAATATCCAACGATGATGCACACAAAGCAGGGCTTGAATTATTTTATAAAAAGACAGATGTAAAGGACGTTGCCGGCAGATGGGTTACGGATATTCCGGATAACGGACTGGATGAAAACGAACTCAAAACACACCAGTACATGGGCCTGGCGCTCTCGTACCGAATCAACACCATCGCTAATCGCGAAACCAAAATTGAAGAAGAGTTTGTGGGAAGCCATAATTTTCCTACGCGTGGTGTGCGTTTGGAAACTACCTATTCGCAGTTTATTGGCCTTGATGATGTTTCTACCGGATTTTCAAAAGCTTCCGCCGATTTTACCGGCTACCTCAGTTTTGCGCAACGGCCGCGCGTGGTTTACGCTTTCAGGGTGGGCGGCGAAAAACTCTTTGGCGATTATGTATTTCATGAAGCTGCCACGCTGGGGCAAAAAGACAACCTGCGTGGCTTCAGACAAACGCGTTTTTATGGCGATGCTTCACTCTATCAAAATATCGATGTACGCATTCGGCTGAAGCAGTTCAACACCTACATTTTGAACGGCAGCACGGGACTGACGCTTTTTCACGACGTTGGGCGCGTGTGGCTGACTGGCGAAAACTCTTCGAAATGGCATCAGGGCTATGGCCTGGGCTTGTGGCTTTTGCCTTTCGACATGGCGCTGATTAGTGTCTATTATGCTCATAGCAAAGAGGACGACCTGATAAACATATCACTCAAATATCAGTTTTAA
- a CDS encoding cupin domain-containing protein: protein MHITLQPGEALKPHITPVDVFFFILEGTPEVLIGKEKVQVEANSLVESLKDIVHCLYNNSDKVVRFLVVKAPKPTTQTKLL, encoded by the coding sequence ATGCACATCACCCTGCAACCCGGTGAAGCGCTGAAGCCACACATCACGCCGGTGGATGTATTTTTCTTTATTCTGGAGGGAACTCCCGAAGTTCTTATCGGCAAGGAGAAAGTGCAGGTTGAGGCCAACAGCCTGGTGGAAAGCCTGAAGGACATCGTTCATTGCCTGTATAATAATTCGGACAAAGTAGTCAGGTTTCTGGTTGTAAAAGCGCCAAAGCCAACCACCCAGACGAAGCTATTGTAA
- a CDS encoding DUF2141 domain-containing protein translates to MKMTNFSILGITVLLFAFSYQKPQTYSLTVEVRELQNSNGVMQFALYNRPDGFPDEHYKTFYRKLTAAIVDASSTVIFENLPQGKYAVKILHDEDSDGKIKKRLFLPKEGIGFSNYESVGLSNRPAFDKAALDLTGDKKICIKIIYL, encoded by the coding sequence ATGAAAATGACAAACTTTAGCATTCTGGGAATTACCGTGTTGCTTTTTGCGTTTAGCTATCAAAAACCACAAACCTATTCTTTGACAGTTGAAGTGCGTGAATTGCAAAATTCGAATGGTGTGATGCAATTTGCGTTGTACAACCGTCCGGACGGGTTTCCTGATGAGCATTATAAAACATTTTATCGAAAACTTACCGCGGCGATTGTGGACGCATCATCCACGGTAATCTTTGAAAATTTGCCTCAGGGAAAATATGCGGTTAAAATTTTGCACGATGAAGATAGCGATGGGAAAATTAAAAAGCGCTTGTTTTTGCCCAAAGAAGGAATAGGTTTTTCTAATTATGAATCTGTCGGATTATCCAATAGGCCGGCATTTGACAAAGCTGCCCTCGACCTTACGGGCGATAAGAAAATATGTATCAAAATTATTTATCTGTAA
- a CDS encoding SdiA-regulated domain-containing protein has protein sequence MIFNFKILLLILAMFNGCKFSNQKENEATDHSITPDYQLDLPDTVWQLPAELREISGLACLDGTTIAAVQDEDARIYLLDKSSGEIISVHDFGKKGDYEGIEMVDSAAWVLKSSGNLYRVENFRQPHPVVTKFKTPLTSANNAEGLAYDPETHSLLIACKGKPYLQKDEKHKGFKAIYSFDLNELKLRATPVFLIDLSVIEAFRTTGAIRKFYVKATKKSGLISDAIFFEPSGIAIHPQNNQLYVISHTAKLLLVINREGEIVEIKMLPPKHFNQPEGICFTKDGTLYISNEGGKGSASILRFKPL, from the coding sequence ATGATATTCAATTTTAAAATTCTACTACTGATTCTTGCAATGTTCAACGGATGTAAATTTAGTAACCAAAAGGAGAATGAAGCGACTGATCATTCCATCACACCGGATTATCAGCTTGATCTTCCCGACACTGTTTGGCAGTTGCCTGCCGAACTAAGAGAAATTTCAGGACTCGCATGTCTTGACGGAACCACCATCGCCGCTGTACAGGACGAAGATGCCCGCATTTACCTTCTCGACAAATCATCGGGGGAAATCATAAGCGTTCATGATTTTGGCAAAAAAGGCGATTACGAAGGCATTGAAATGGTTGATTCGGCAGCCTGGGTTCTCAAAAGCAGTGGAAACTTGTACCGTGTAGAAAATTTTAGGCAGCCGCATCCGGTGGTTACCAAATTCAAAACTCCGCTTACCTCCGCCAACAATGCCGAAGGCCTGGCCTACGATCCGGAAACGCACTCGCTTTTGATAGCTTGTAAAGGCAAGCCCTATTTACAAAAGGATGAGAAACATAAAGGTTTTAAAGCCATTTACAGCTTTGACCTCAATGAACTCAAACTCCGCGCAACGCCTGTGTTTCTCATCGACCTATCGGTAATCGAAGCATTTCGGACAACGGGAGCTATCCGGAAATTTTATGTCAAGGCCACCAAAAAGAGCGGGCTGATCAGCGATGCAATATTTTTTGAGCCTTCCGGCATTGCCATCCATCCTCAAAACAACCAACTGTACGTAATCTCGCATACCGCCAAACTTTTGCTGGTGATAAACCGCGAAGGGGAAATTGTAGAGATAAAAATGCTGCCTCCCAAACACTTTAATCAGCCCGAAGGTATTTGCTTCACGAAAGACGGCACCTTGTATATCTCAAATGAGGGCGGTAAAGGGTCAGCCAGTATTCTGAGGTTTAAGCCTCTTTGA
- a CDS encoding alpha/beta hydrolase, producing MKTKWILVVALVLSLNSYAQKEFEVSISGKGQPVLLFPGFACTGQEYLDLVGELPKNHKVYNFTFAGFGNVPPIEKPWLPKIKKAIEHFVEKQNLKKPVIIGHSMGGTLGLWLAADNPELFSKLIIIDALPAMGAVMIPDYDSENISYNTPYNQNILAMDDADFRRMVEKLASTMTQNIEKQQQLTDWMVMADRETYVYGYTDLLKLDLRSALSKIKIPVTILVATEPYGQKIVENNYRKQYQNLGDYSLDFAEGSRHFIMYDKPNWFLSQIKSALQEK from the coding sequence ATGAAAACAAAATGGATATTAGTTGTGGCTTTGGTTTTAAGTTTGAACAGTTACGCTCAAAAGGAATTTGAGGTGTCGATTTCCGGAAAAGGTCAACCGGTTTTATTGTTTCCTGGCTTTGCCTGCACCGGACAAGAATACCTGGATTTGGTTGGCGAATTGCCTAAAAACCATAAAGTCTACAATTTCACCTTTGCCGGATTTGGTAATGTTCCGCCCATTGAAAAGCCCTGGTTGCCAAAAATTAAAAAAGCTATCGAACATTTTGTCGAAAAGCAAAATTTGAAAAAGCCCGTCATCATCGGTCACAGCATGGGCGGAACGTTGGGATTATGGCTGGCTGCGGATAATCCGGAACTTTTTTCAAAATTGATTATTATTGATGCTTTACCGGCAATGGGCGCCGTGATGATTCCGGATTACGATAGTGAAAACATCAGCTATAACACGCCCTACAATCAGAATATTCTGGCAATGGATGATGCCGATTTCAGAAGAATGGTGGAAAAATTGGCTTCTACAATGACCCAAAACATTGAGAAACAGCAACAGCTTACCGACTGGATGGTAATGGCAGACCGAGAAACCTATGTTTATGGTTATACGGATTTATTGAAACTGGACTTAAGGTCGGCTCTATCAAAAATCAAAATTCCGGTGACGATTTTGGTGGCCACCGAACCCTATGGTCAAAAGATTGTCGAAAATAATTACCGCAAACAATATCAAAACCTGGGAGATTATTCGCTTGATTTTGCTGAAGGTTCAAGACATTTTATCATGTATGACAAACCAAATTGGTTTTTAAGTCAAATTAAATCCGCCTTGCAAGAGAAATGA
- a CDS encoding TetR/AcrR family transcriptional regulator, whose product MYKKTDFEMSDRQKEIIDVSLELIAEKGIQGLTIKNLAKKIGFSESATYRHYENKTQILIAVLDFFKDGTQQLFADQLNTEADAMVKIKHLFLNQFKFFTQSPSLVAVVFSEELFQNKKILSGKVSDIMNTNFRMMTQILQAGQNNGELRPDIEAPHLSLVVLGSLRLFVKQWHLSNHAFNLTEKGKELTNSIEILIRK is encoded by the coding sequence ATGTACAAGAAAACAGATTTTGAAATGTCGGACAGGCAAAAAGAAATAATAGATGTCTCACTCGAACTAATCGCAGAGAAAGGCATTCAGGGATTGACTATCAAAAATCTGGCGAAAAAAATTGGCTTCTCTGAATCGGCCACTTACCGGCATTACGAAAATAAAACCCAAATACTGATTGCCGTTTTAGATTTTTTTAAAGATGGAACGCAACAGCTCTTTGCAGACCAACTGAACACGGAAGCCGATGCAATGGTTAAGATAAAACATTTGTTTTTAAATCAGTTCAAATTTTTCACTCAATCGCCTTCTTTGGTGGCTGTAGTTTTTTCGGAAGAGCTTTTTCAAAACAAAAAAATATTGTCCGGGAAGGTGTCGGATATTATGAATACCAATTTTCGAATGATGACTCAAATTCTACAAGCCGGGCAGAATAACGGAGAACTACGACCTGATATTGAAGCCCCGCACCTGTCGCTAGTTGTGTTGGGATCGCTACGTTTGTTCGTAAAACAATGGCATCTCTCAAACCATGCATTTAATCTGACAGAGAAGGGCAAAGAACTTACCAACTCAATTGAAATATTAATTCGTAAATAA
- a CDS encoding response regulator transcription factor, which translates to MKNLNLIIVDDHTLFRNGLRALLENHYENINIREAGSGEQFLELLQQTVPDLVLMDISMPGMDGAEATRLALAEHPQLKIVALSMFGDEAYYYKMIDAGVQGFVLKDSEIAQVREAIETVMDGDTYFSHELLLKVIRKMPYTSPTEATAEIQLSGREMEVLQLICDGLSNQDIAEKLFISKRTVDKHRSNILSKTNSRNTAQLVMTAIRMGWVREVKP; encoded by the coding sequence ATGAAAAATCTAAATCTCATCATCGTCGACGATCATACGCTTTTCCGCAACGGGCTTCGTGCGCTACTGGAAAATCATTACGAAAATATCAACATCCGGGAGGCAGGCAGTGGCGAGCAGTTTCTGGAATTGCTGCAACAAACCGTACCCGATCTGGTGCTGATGGACATCAGCATGCCCGGCATGGATGGCGCCGAAGCCACGCGATTGGCGCTGGCTGAACATCCACAACTAAAAATTGTAGCCTTGTCGATGTTTGGCGACGAAGCCTATTATTATAAAATGATCGATGCAGGCGTGCAGGGTTTTGTGTTGAAAGACTCAGAGATAGCCCAGGTGCGCGAGGCCATCGAAACGGTGATGGATGGTGACACCTACTTCTCGCATGAGCTACTGCTAAAGGTTATCCGAAAAATGCCTTATACCTCCCCCACTGAAGCTACGGCTGAAATCCAGCTTTCGGGACGTGAAATGGAAGTTCTGCAATTGATTTGCGATGGATTATCGAATCAGGATATTGCCGAAAAGCTTTTCATCAGCAAACGCACCGTCGACAAGCACCGCAGCAACATCCTGTCGAAAACCAATAGCCGCAACACAGCCCAACTAGTAATGACTGCCATCAGGATGGGATGGGTCAGGGAGGTTAAACCGTAA
- a CDS encoding cupin domain-containing protein gives MKIVKPSELQITETVHKVDVRKLYEKDSAQAILITLQPGEALKPHITPVDVFFYILEGTPDVLIGKEKVQVEANSLVESPKDIVHCLYNNSDKVVRFLVVKAPKPTTQTKLL, from the coding sequence ATGAAGATTGTAAAACCATCAGAATTACAAATCACAGAAACGGTCCACAAAGTGGATGTTCGCAAACTGTATGAAAAGGATTCGGCACAGGCCATACTCATCACCCTGCAACCCGGTGAAGCGCTGAAACCACACATCACGCCGGTGGATGTGTTTTTCTATATTCTGGAGGGAACTCCCGATGTTCTTATCGGCAAGGAGAAAGTGCAGGTTGAGGCCAACAGCTTGGTGGAAAGCCCGAAGGACATCGTTCATTGCCTGTATAATAATTCGGACAAAGTAGTCAGGTTTCTGGTTGTAAAGGCCCCAAAGCCAACCACCCAGACGAAGCTATTGTAA
- a CDS encoding pyruvate kinase yields MNTQDKLQHISDQIAEIIAKTHEMEIMHQELIGRVHPLYRESALNLVHYLALRSFEIEKLQERLRHLGLPGLDSAEAHVMSSLRSIQNIVNHLRGTPDATQPVAPISVKKSEKLLRTNTRKLFGFQSKNRWTRIMVTLPTDAAEDYGLINRLIRKGMNSARINCAHDSPEVWGKMINHIQQSNKASKKNCKIMMDLAGPKLRTGIMKPGPEILRFKPQRDLSGIVTKPARIWIAPPTLLPPDETADAIIPVEPALVKKLKRGNTIRFTDARGKKNSIVIERKQGDGKWGLCYDSAYLKTGTELILSKVKQTGKEVDLVGTLLPLEQVILLHKDDLLILHKSPMPGEPAQYDKHGKLTAHAHVSCTLPEVFDDVVPGEAVFFDDGKIEGFIEIKEVDKLRIRIVHAKNTGSRLRAGKGINFPDSDLKVSGLTQKDKEDLDFVAQWADVVNLSFVNQASDVEVYLEEIAKKEAKPGLILKIETRKGFVNLPEILLHAMQIFPVGIMIARGDLAVETGWDDFASIQEEIMRVGEAAHVPAVWATQVLERMAKSGVPTRSEITDAALAQRAECVMLNKGEYIEKTVDALDSILRKMQRNHYKTGVQLPRLEDVENLKLSL; encoded by the coding sequence ATGAACACACAAGATAAACTTCAGCACATCAGTGATCAAATTGCAGAAATCATCGCCAAAACCCATGAAATGGAAATCATGCACCAGGAGTTGATCGGTCGGGTGCATCCGCTGTATCGCGAAAGCGCGCTCAATCTGGTGCATTATCTGGCGCTTAGAAGTTTTGAGATTGAAAAGCTGCAGGAGCGTTTAAGACATCTGGGGCTTCCCGGTCTGGATTCGGCTGAAGCGCATGTGATGAGCTCGCTGCGGTCCATACAAAATATTGTAAACCATCTGCGTGGAACACCCGATGCGACGCAGCCGGTCGCTCCCATTTCGGTAAAGAAAAGCGAAAAACTACTCAGGACAAACACCCGGAAGCTATTTGGCTTTCAATCGAAAAACCGATGGACACGGATTATGGTGACGTTACCTACAGATGCCGCTGAGGATTATGGCCTGATCAACCGTTTGATCCGCAAAGGAATGAACAGCGCGAGGATAAATTGCGCTCACGACAGTCCCGAAGTATGGGGAAAAATGATAAACCATATTCAGCAATCCAACAAAGCCTCCAAAAAAAATTGCAAAATTATGATGGACCTGGCCGGACCTAAACTTCGCACAGGCATTATGAAGCCCGGCCCCGAAATATTGAGGTTCAAGCCCCAACGCGACCTCTCAGGCATTGTGACAAAACCTGCCAGAATCTGGATTGCCCCGCCAACATTACTCCCACCTGATGAAACAGCCGATGCCATCATTCCGGTGGAACCTGCTTTGGTAAAAAAGTTAAAACGGGGAAATACCATCCGTTTTACTGATGCACGCGGCAAGAAAAACAGTATTGTAATTGAGCGAAAGCAGGGTGATGGAAAATGGGGGTTATGCTATGATTCTGCTTATTTAAAAACGGGGACAGAACTGATTCTCAGCAAAGTGAAACAAACCGGCAAAGAGGTCGACCTTGTAGGTACGCTGTTGCCATTGGAGCAGGTCATTTTACTTCATAAAGATGATCTTCTCATTCTGCACAAAAGCCCCATGCCCGGCGAGCCTGCCCAATATGACAAGCATGGGAAACTTACTGCACATGCACATGTTTCGTGCACATTGCCTGAAGTATTTGATGATGTGGTGCCCGGTGAAGCCGTGTTTTTTGATGATGGTAAAATAGAAGGTTTCATCGAAATAAAAGAGGTGGATAAGCTTCGTATAAGAATTGTGCACGCCAAAAATACTGGCAGCAGGCTAAGAGCGGGAAAAGGTATTAATTTTCCGGATAGTGATTTGAAGGTTAGCGGATTGACTCAAAAAGACAAAGAAGACCTCGATTTTGTAGCGCAATGGGCCGATGTGGTAAACCTGTCGTTTGTAAACCAGGCCTCCGATGTAGAAGTCTATCTTGAAGAAATCGCTAAAAAGGAGGCCAAGCCCGGTCTTATCCTGAAAATAGAGACACGAAAAGGGTTTGTTAATCTTCCGGAAATATTGCTTCATGCCATGCAGATATTCCCGGTAGGAATAATGATTGCCCGCGGCGATCTGGCGGTTGAAACAGGTTGGGATGATTTTGCATCTATCCAGGAAGAGATCATGCGCGTGGGCGAAGCGGCTCATGTGCCGGCCGTGTGGGCCACACAGGTGCTGGAGCGGATGGCCAAAAGCGGTGTCCCTACCCGTTCGGAAATTACAGATGCTGCACTGGCACAGCGCGCCGAATGTGTGATGCTCAATAAAGGTGAGTATATCGAAAAAACAGTAGATGCGCTGGACAGCATCTTGAGAAAGATGCAGAGAAATCACTACAAGACAGGCGTGCAGCTTCCCAGGCTGGAGGATGTCGAAAATCTAAAACTCTCGCTTTAG